Proteins encoded together in one Labrus bergylta chromosome 20, fLabBer1.1, whole genome shotgun sequence window:
- the abcd3a gene encoding ATP-binding cassette sub-family D member 3a isoform X2: MAAFSRHLTAKNSSIAGGILLLLYLLKQRKRASKQGGRKGGTDILPNSERDGKKDRAAVDKTFFLRIIRIVRLMIPQVFCMETGYLIFIAAMLVARTYCDVWMIQNGTMIESGIISRDVSLFKKHFYSYISVIPVIALVNNFLKLGLNELKLRFRERLTKSLYDQYLQGFTYYKMGNLDNRIANADQLLTQDVEKFCNSVVDLYSNLSKPLLDIGLYIFKLTSAIGAQGPAIMMTYLLISGLFLTRLRRPIGKMTVTEQRYEGEYRFVNSRLITNSEEIAFYNGNTREKQTIYATFKKLVDHLHNFIFFRFSMGFVDSIIAKYIATVVGYLVVSRPFLNISHPRHLHSSHSELLEDYYQSGRMLLRMSQALGRIVLAGREMSRLSGFTARITELMKVLKELNAGKYERTMVSQQEKESETAEKLILVPGSGQIINRDNIIKFDHTPLATPNGDVLIRDLSFEVRSGTNVLVCGPNGCGKSSLFRALGGLWPLFGGSLTKPERGKLFYVPQRPYMTLGSLRDQVIYPDTYEQQRKKGISDQVLKDYLDNVQLGHILEREGSWDSVQDWMDVLSGGEKQRMAMARLFYHKPQFAILDECTSAVSVDVEDFIYSHCRTVGITLFTVSHRKSLWKHHEYYLHMDGRGNYEFKPITDETVEFGS; encoded by the exons ATGGCGGCGTTCAGTAGACATTTGACAGCGAAAAACTCTTCAATAGCAGGCGGTATTTTGCTGCTGTTGTACCTACTGAAGCAAAGAAAACGTGCATCCAAACAGGGCGG TAGGAAAGGAGGGACAGACATACTGCCTAACTCTGAG AGAGATGGCAAAAAGGACCGAGCAGCAGTTGACAAGACGTTCTTCCTCCGGATCATCCGGATCGTGCGCCTTATGATACCTCAAGTTTTCTGCATGGAG ACCGGCTACCTTATCTTTATTGCTGCCATGTTGGTGGCGAGGACCTACTGTGATGTATGGATGATCCAGAACGGCACCATGATCGAAAG CGGTATTATAAGCAGAGACGTCAGTCTATTCAAGAAGCACTTTTATTCCTACATATCAGTCATACCAGTG ATAGCCTTGGTGAATAACTTCCTGAAGTTGGGTCTGAACGAGCTGAAGCTGAGGTTTCGGGAAAGGCTCACAAAGAGCTTGTACGACCAATACCTGCA AGGTTTCACATACTACAAAATGGGAAACCTGGACAATCGGATTGCTAATGCCGACCAGCTACTGACTCAGGATGTGGAGAAATTTTGCAACAGTGTGGTGGACCTTTACTCCAACCTCAGCAAG cctctTTTGGATATTGGTCTGTACATATTCAAGCTGACAAGTGCTATTGGGGCTCAG GGCCCAGCTATCATGATGACCTACTTGCTGATCTCGGGTCTGTTCCTGACCAGACTAAGGAGGCCGATAGGCAAGATGACTGTCACAGAGCAACGCTACGAGGGAGAGTACCGCTTCGTCAACTCTCGCCTCATCACCAATAG TGAAGAGATTGCCTTCTACAATGGGAACACGAGGGAAAAACAGACCATTTACGCCACATTTAAGAAACTG gtgGACCACTTGCACAACTTCATCTTTTTCCGCTTCTCCATGGGATTTGTGGACAGCATTATTGCCAAgt ACATCGCCACAGTGGTGGGCTACCTGGTGGTCAGCCGTCCATTCCTGAACATTTCACACCCACGACATCTGCACAGCTCACACTCTGAGCTGCTGGAG GACTACTACCAGAGTGGGAGGATGCTCCTGAGAATGTCCCAAGCCCTCGGCAGGATTGTACTGGCTGGCAGAGAGATGAGCCGTCTCTCAGG ATTCACAGCTCGTATCACTGAACTGATGAAAGTCCTGAAGGAGCTGAATGCTGGCAAATATGAACGCACAATGGTCTCACAGCAAGAGAAAG AATCAGAAACTGCAGAGAAACTCATTCTGGTTCCTGGAAGTGGTCAAATTATCAACAGAGATAACATCATCAA ATTTGACCATACTCCACTTGCAACACCTAACGGAGACGTATTGATTAGGGACCTCTCGTTTGAG GTGAGGTCTGGCACCAACGTTCTTGTATGTGGACCCAACGGTTGTGGAAAAAGCTCTCTGTTCAGAGCCCTCGGGGGG CTGTGGCCTCTGTTTGGAGGAAGCCTGACAaaacctgagagagggaagctCTTCTACGTgccacag AGACCCTACATGACTCTGGGTTCTCTGAGGGACCAGGTCATTTACCCCGACACCTATgaacaacagagaaagaaaggaatctCTGATCAG GTGTTGAAGGATTACCTGGACAATGTTCAGCTGGGTCACATCCTGGAAAGGGAGGGCAGCTGGGACTCAGTCCAGGACTGGATGGATGTCCTCAGTGGAGGAGAGAAGCAGAGGATGGCT ATGGCCAGATTGTTCTACCACAAGCCCCAGTTTGCCATTCTTGATGAGTGCACCAGTGCAGTGAGCGTTGATGTGGAGGACTTCATCTACAGCCACTGTAGAACG GTCGGCATCACTTTGTTCACAGTGTCTCACAGAAAATCTCTGTGGAAGCACCATGAG TATTATCTCCATATGGACGGGAGAGGGAACTACGAGTTCAAACCCATCACGGATGAAACTGTGGAGTTCGGCTCATAA
- the abcd3a gene encoding ATP-binding cassette sub-family D member 3a isoform X1 — translation MAAFSRHLTAKNSSIAGGILLLLYLLKQRKRASKQGGRKGGTDILPNSERDGKKDRAAVDKTFFLRIIRIVRLMIPQVFCMETGYLIFIAAMLVARTYCDVWMIQNGTMIESAIIGRSTKDFKTFLFSFIKFMPLIALVNNFLKLGLNELKLRFRERLTKSLYDQYLQGFTYYKMGNLDNRIANADQLLTQDVEKFCNSVVDLYSNLSKPLLDIGLYIFKLTSAIGAQGPAIMMTYLLISGLFLTRLRRPIGKMTVTEQRYEGEYRFVNSRLITNSEEIAFYNGNTREKQTIYATFKKLVDHLHNFIFFRFSMGFVDSIIAKYIATVVGYLVVSRPFLNISHPRHLHSSHSELLEDYYQSGRMLLRMSQALGRIVLAGREMSRLSGFTARITELMKVLKELNAGKYERTMVSQQEKESETAEKLILVPGSGQIINRDNIIKFDHTPLATPNGDVLIRDLSFEVRSGTNVLVCGPNGCGKSSLFRALGGLWPLFGGSLTKPERGKLFYVPQRPYMTLGSLRDQVIYPDTYEQQRKKGISDQVLKDYLDNVQLGHILEREGSWDSVQDWMDVLSGGEKQRMAMARLFYHKPQFAILDECTSAVSVDVEDFIYSHCRTVGITLFTVSHRKSLWKHHEYYLHMDGRGNYEFKPITDETVEFGS, via the exons ATGGCGGCGTTCAGTAGACATTTGACAGCGAAAAACTCTTCAATAGCAGGCGGTATTTTGCTGCTGTTGTACCTACTGAAGCAAAGAAAACGTGCATCCAAACAGGGCGG TAGGAAAGGAGGGACAGACATACTGCCTAACTCTGAG AGAGATGGCAAAAAGGACCGAGCAGCAGTTGACAAGACGTTCTTCCTCCGGATCATCCGGATCGTGCGCCTTATGATACCTCAAGTTTTCTGCATGGAG ACCGGCTACCTTATCTTTATTGCTGCCATGTTGGTGGCGAGGACCTACTGTGATGTATGGATGATCCAGAACGGCACCATGATCGAAAG TGCAATTATTGGTCGCTCAACAAAAGATTTCAAGACCTTCTTGTTCAGCTTTATCAAATTCATGCCACTT ATAGCCTTGGTGAATAACTTCCTGAAGTTGGGTCTGAACGAGCTGAAGCTGAGGTTTCGGGAAAGGCTCACAAAGAGCTTGTACGACCAATACCTGCA AGGTTTCACATACTACAAAATGGGAAACCTGGACAATCGGATTGCTAATGCCGACCAGCTACTGACTCAGGATGTGGAGAAATTTTGCAACAGTGTGGTGGACCTTTACTCCAACCTCAGCAAG cctctTTTGGATATTGGTCTGTACATATTCAAGCTGACAAGTGCTATTGGGGCTCAG GGCCCAGCTATCATGATGACCTACTTGCTGATCTCGGGTCTGTTCCTGACCAGACTAAGGAGGCCGATAGGCAAGATGACTGTCACAGAGCAACGCTACGAGGGAGAGTACCGCTTCGTCAACTCTCGCCTCATCACCAATAG TGAAGAGATTGCCTTCTACAATGGGAACACGAGGGAAAAACAGACCATTTACGCCACATTTAAGAAACTG gtgGACCACTTGCACAACTTCATCTTTTTCCGCTTCTCCATGGGATTTGTGGACAGCATTATTGCCAAgt ACATCGCCACAGTGGTGGGCTACCTGGTGGTCAGCCGTCCATTCCTGAACATTTCACACCCACGACATCTGCACAGCTCACACTCTGAGCTGCTGGAG GACTACTACCAGAGTGGGAGGATGCTCCTGAGAATGTCCCAAGCCCTCGGCAGGATTGTACTGGCTGGCAGAGAGATGAGCCGTCTCTCAGG ATTCACAGCTCGTATCACTGAACTGATGAAAGTCCTGAAGGAGCTGAATGCTGGCAAATATGAACGCACAATGGTCTCACAGCAAGAGAAAG AATCAGAAACTGCAGAGAAACTCATTCTGGTTCCTGGAAGTGGTCAAATTATCAACAGAGATAACATCATCAA ATTTGACCATACTCCACTTGCAACACCTAACGGAGACGTATTGATTAGGGACCTCTCGTTTGAG GTGAGGTCTGGCACCAACGTTCTTGTATGTGGACCCAACGGTTGTGGAAAAAGCTCTCTGTTCAGAGCCCTCGGGGGG CTGTGGCCTCTGTTTGGAGGAAGCCTGACAaaacctgagagagggaagctCTTCTACGTgccacag AGACCCTACATGACTCTGGGTTCTCTGAGGGACCAGGTCATTTACCCCGACACCTATgaacaacagagaaagaaaggaatctCTGATCAG GTGTTGAAGGATTACCTGGACAATGTTCAGCTGGGTCACATCCTGGAAAGGGAGGGCAGCTGGGACTCAGTCCAGGACTGGATGGATGTCCTCAGTGGAGGAGAGAAGCAGAGGATGGCT ATGGCCAGATTGTTCTACCACAAGCCCCAGTTTGCCATTCTTGATGAGTGCACCAGTGCAGTGAGCGTTGATGTGGAGGACTTCATCTACAGCCACTGTAGAACG GTCGGCATCACTTTGTTCACAGTGTCTCACAGAAAATCTCTGTGGAAGCACCATGAG TATTATCTCCATATGGACGGGAGAGGGAACTACGAGTTCAAACCCATCACGGATGAAACTGTGGAGTTCGGCTCATAA
- the LOC109987492 gene encoding zinc finger protein 436: protein MESVTLQRSNQSEQCDETDTHPGDYKTHIHTEEKPYQCQHCEKTFSVLCYYKRHQLIHAKEKPYQCDQCGSSFSFLCTYTEHQRIHTGEKPYQCELCEKGFSTLRNYKRHMGIHSGEEKPHCCDQCGKSFRFVSDFKRHMKSHTGERPYQCELCGKRLCFLADYKRHMRIHTGEKPYQCDQCEKSFGCGSHFKKHMRIHTGEKPYRCVYCEKQFANSSNCTKHLRTHTGEKPYQCEQCGKKYAHISSYHEHVRCHTGEKPYWCSACKKLFARSSSLRTHRCINVDRETDCGSGSVPSSSSE from the coding sequence ATGGAGTCTGTCACACTTCAGAGAAGCAACCAATCTGAACAGTGTGATGAAACCGACACTCACCCAGGCGATTACAAGACGCACATTCACACTGAAGAGAAACCATACCAGTGTCAGCATTGTGAGAAGACTTTCAGCGTCTTGTGTTATTACAAGAGGCATCAGCTTATCCACGCCAAAGAGAAGCCGTATCAGTGTGATCAGTGCGGGAGCTCTTTCAGTTTCTTGTGTACTTACACGGAGCATCAGCGCATCCACACCGGAGAGAAGCCTTAccagtgtgagctgtgtgagaAGGGTTTCAGTACGCTGAGAAATTACAAGAGACACATGGGAATCCACAGCGGAGAAGAGAAGCCCCACTGCTGCGACCAATGTGGGAAGAGTTTCCGTTTCGTCAGCGATTTCAAGAGACACATGAAAAGCCACACCGGAGAGAGGCCGTACCAGTGTGAACTTTGCGGGAAGAGACTCTGTTTCCTCGCTGATTACAAGAGGCACATGCGCATCCACACGGGAGAAAAGCCGTACCAGTGTGACCAGTGCGAGAAGAGCTTTGGTTGCGGAAGTCACTTCAAAAAGCACATGCGTATCCACACCGGAGAGAAGCCGTACCGGTGTGTGTACTGTGAAAAACAATTCGCTAATTCCAGTAACTGTACCAAACACCTGCGCACGCACACGGGCGAGAAACCGTATCAGTGTGAACAATGTGGGAAGAAATACGCTCACATAAGTAGTTACCATGAACACGTGCGCTGCCACACCGGAGAGAAACCGTACTGGTGTTCTGCATGTAAAAAGTTGTTTGCCAGGTCCAGCTCCTTGAGGACACATCGCTGTATTAATGTTGACAGAGAGACGGACTGTGGAAGTGGAAGTGTCCCATCATCCAGCTCAGAGTGA